In the genome of Hevea brasiliensis isolate MT/VB/25A 57/8 chromosome 14, ASM3005281v1, whole genome shotgun sequence, the window agttgtagccctaagtcttaggttttcagatcatttaggctcatccatttggaattttctagtgaaagttatggtctaattactattctggggtcaaatgaCTAAATTGGTTCCAATGCAGGAATTCTAGATTGGGAAGTCCTGATTTctcctaacaatttccctaagttccTTTAGGATCTGGGTGTTGGCCAAAacatcaaaattgtaattttaggtcttatgaagattttggtttttgaatcactacatttgcacttttgtagcccaagttatggcattttttccaaaactggtcggatggccATTTATCCAGGATTTCTAGGtcaaatttggttctggcagatttgttggactaactttgcttagcaatttgaccaACTTAGGGTCATTATTTGGGTTCATGATCTTCATAAGAAGTGTCTACTATGTTTCAGGTTTCCattagttcaagaatcacctactttggagttttctagtgtgagttatgcctaattgaaaatgcactgttcatttggtcaattctggtcaGGTCTAGAACACTAATTctggattcaagcaaattttagaccaattatggtcattttctggataaggtttcttcatgaaatttgtggctttaggtcttaagtttcatctccaattagcctcacaccaattagagctatATAATTCAACTTATAACAATCTAAGTGgactggactcaagctgtccagaattccAACTTAGGGTACACCACCAATTCATCATTCCCatccctcaattcaacatcaatatacatttatGGCACCTTATATGACCTTAATTTACCATTGCTAACCTCAATTGAGTgaccaaccacaaaaccctaatttctcataaaccctaatcttccatcacCCAATTTCATGCAAAATTTCATGGAAATCATTACTCAACTCATCTATACATCACCATTCAAACAAGAattcatgttcaatttaattcaACACACCAAAACCCTAATACCccatggctggccgaaaattACACTTAGGTTTCATGCAAAATTTTCATGCTTTCTTAAGTTATTTCTACATATTTGGACTcaaattcaatcaatatatatgaacgaagcttaaaaatcaacttacctttaattgacaatttttcaacttcccaatcttcaatttctcttcaaTTCCTTGCTTCCAATCTTCCACTTAAGGTAAAATATCAACTTTTTATTGAATTggctaggggttttatggtgtaaaattagggttttaggaGCTTTGTTTGGTTATCAATGGAGGAAAGTAataagggagagagagagggatggagccgacttctttagaaggaagaagacaatgatttaatttttattctcagtcttatttatcaataattatcaccacaattttaatattttgaaattataatttttaattgtgtcattcctatgtcatgatgatgtcataaatccactttaactaaattttcattcttttattttcttttctttccctacacctcttcatttttaatatctttttcaatattttgatttcacatattttaatggacatttaggtcaaaagtcacctctaggagtgaattgaccaaaatgcccctcatcggttatAATCTATATTTTTAATGGTGTTTAATAACTCCTTGAGTTCTGATTCACTTATTTGAGtttgttctcttttcttttctatggttttctagTTCCTAATAGTTTCACAATTATCCCTTGGCCTAGGGTGTGATGGGGTCTCACACGAATTTAGAGttgcaactgagctcgcagtcacttctctgGTAGGTCATCCATCGCCGAGACCTCGGCTTATTTAACCTAATTGtgcttcatttcttttatttttatccacCTTCATTTAATCTTTATCAATGTTATTTATAACTTctctatgtgatttaagtttAACTCTAGACATTCTAACTATCTGGACAGACATGGTTGCTGGAACAGTGGAATGCACAGGACTGCTTattatgagggtgttacagcctCGCCTCTAGCCGTAGATTATTTTCCCTTGCCTCATGGGATGTTACAAGCCCACTAGCTTCCCCCTGGTTCGTCCCCGAACCACACATCTACTAGAGGGGGTTCGGCTCTGATACCATCTGTAACGGCcctactccaaccactagaggaattgttcgctttggcccacCCCATTTGGAGCCTCattgttttgtcccataggtggaatggagaactgcccaggaggtcacccatcctaggatttctctcaagcgagcatgcttaaccccggagttcttccaactctccaggccattccaccaaaaggcgcctctagttatTAGTTTCCCCCATTTTAATGTATGATTCGGTTCATTCTTACCCCCCATTTAGTCAAGGTCTCAAGCGAGGCCTAGTCTCTAGCCGTAGATTATTTCCCTTTGCCGCATGGGATGTTATAGCTATTatgataataaattatttattttattttattttaattcaacaAAAAATTTGGATTAATCAATATATTTTAGTAAGATGAATCAATATAAAAAAAATCTTCTTTTGCATTTTATAAATCCTGTTTCTCTCTTAAAATGCTTGGAAAGTAACTTGATTGACTTgcttgccttttttttttctctcttataAATCCTATTTCTCTCTTAAAATGTTTATTATTCTCTCAACTGAATCTATcatattatttttcttcttcacacctttttttttcttttaatatctCTTTAAATGATTGTCTGTGAGTATTTTTATCGGTGGCATTCTATTATCTTCTTTTTCCGCTGGTAATCCCTCCTCCTCTTTctctgttatatatatatatatatatatatatatatatatatatatatatatatatatatatatatatccgttTAAGATGGATTCTAGACATATTTCTTTAGATGTATCATTATTGATATATTTAAAGTAAATAAATCTTTAAATTTATACTTATTGGCAGATATTAAATATACGGTTCTGTTTCGCTCTTTTAATGGAGTTATTATGTATTTCTATTGATATGTTTTTTCTATATACTAAATTGGTTTGCCTCCATCTTGTGTGGAGGGTTTGTTTTATTCTTTTATAAGTCTAATAGTGCAACCCATTCctctaataaaattaataattaaaattttcttttattcacAATTAGTTTCTAAATAATCAGGCCAGAACAGAGAAATGTCAAGCCActttgatgatttatttatttttgtcacACTCTGTTATgacaatttatattttatttgttatgacaATTTGTTCTATGTATGGTCTTTCCTACATGTACAATTTGTATCATTTGAATTTGACTAATGAAattctattttaattaattttatttttgcttttACTTTGGCACAAAAGAGTTTAATACGCGAAGTTTAATACGCGTCTTATTTAAGGCTCTGGGAAAGAAATGACTTTAAAAGGAGGGAATGCTTCCTTTACACAGAGTCAGAGAAAGAAaatttctgagaggaagaagaaaaaccAGACATGGCTTCTCACAATTGTTGGTTTGAAAGGTTAGTATATTTACTGTTTAAATCAAGTTTAGAGCTTGCATAATTCATTAAACTAATGCAATCTTGTTCTGCTTAACTCTGTTTCTCTCTTGATTCTTCCATGACTGTAATATTCTTTAAAACTGATTTCTGCAGATTTTtattttgttcttcttcttctccttcttcttcttcttctttcttatttACATTGATTAATTAGTATATTCATTGTTTAAATCAAGTTTACAACTTCTGAAATTCATTGAACTAATGCAAACATGTTCTGCTTAACTCTGTTTGCTTCTTGATCCTTCAATGACTGTAATATTCTTTAACACTGATTTCTGCACATTTTTATTTTGTTGttgttcttcttcttttttcttatttACATTGGTTAATTAGTATATTCATTGTTTAAATCAAGTTTACAACTTCTGAAATTCATTGAACTAATGCAAACAAGTTCTGCTTAACTCTGTTGTTACTTGATCCTTTAATGGTTGTAATATTCTTTAACACTGATTTCtgcacatttttctttttctcctcTCCTCTTTTGTTGTTTACATTGATTAATTAGTATATATTCATTGTTTAAATCAAGTTTATATATTCTAAAATTCATTAAACTAATGCAATCAACTTCTGCTTCAAATATGTCTCTTGATTATTCAGTGACTATCTATAATATTCTTTAAAACTGATTTCTGAACATTTttcttctgctcttcttcttcttcttcttcttcttcttcttcttcttttttaacATTGATTAATAAGCACTAAGGCTATGCTTGCTTAAATTAAAAAGTGTGTACAGTACACAGTCCAACAAGGCTATAACTTTTGATATTGTttatttacaatttaatttttaatagaatttatttaataattttctcattcatccattcttaaatattattttaaatgtctaaatccatctaattttctttttattaacaACTTAATTGCACAGCATACGGTCTTTGTCTTTATAATATCAAGTTTAATTGTTCTCATCCAAGTGAAGTTCCAATCAAAGGAAGAAACTCCATTTGATACGCATAACATTTTTATGCTAATCTGTCTTATTAGCCTATTCATATACTCTACAATACTGATGGTTGAAGTTAACTTCCAAGTTTGTGATTCATACAATCCAATGATAGGCATAATTCGCCTATTGGGCATCTCTTTGGCTATAGTTTCGCTTGTTTTTTTTCTTTGTCCTGTTATTGGGTGGATCACTTTTCTCTTTTGGGCTTTTGTCCTAGCAAAACTCACATATAACTCATATCAAGTACTCTATGAGCTACTTTGCCATGCAATTTGCTGGGTGCTTGTCTTGTTCAAAAGACTAATGGGATGCCACAATACAGATCATGAACTGGTTCAAttgcaataataataaattgaagTGTGATAAATTAGTTAGACAAGAAGCGAGAATAGGGAGGGGGAGACATAATAAGGTGACGTGGAGGGAAATACAAACTTTAGATATTGTTGTTGGATATTGGTCCTTATAACCAGGCACAACTTGTTTgagattaatatttaattattgttattattgtcTAACATATTGATTGTgtttgaaaatattaaaaataaaatactcaTTCAGTTATTCCCTCTCTTTTAGCTTATATGTTTGAGATTGATTTTAGTCGCAATTTTTTTAAGGCATAATTATTTATCTTTTCTAATAAAaacttaatttataatttcataaagGGTTTAAAGTCTAAAAATATAAGTAGAATGAAACCCAAATACATTGGGTAAAGCTTCAGAACAATAAAAACCCAACATTCAAATCTCATAACACCTAACATTCTTCTTCTTCCTATAGTACACTATGAGTGGGCTTAGGCCCATTAGATTTTTTATGTTTTGATTATATAACAAATTGAAtagctattaattaatttcaattttactcacatatatatatatatatatatatatatatatatatatatgatcaaaattttaattgaatctaATAAGAAATTACCTCATGAAAATTcaatttattcaatcaaatttttaACGGAGCCATTTGATTTAATGACCCAAgtgttaattaattaaaatttttggtttaaaaatttttaaaatatatcaatatagatttaaatttttatgtattaaattaaaatgaatatatTTTTATCAATCCATTTGAAATAAGATGTTTGACTATAATCTTTTTATTCATAGTAATGTGATatatcaattaaataaaataagatatttaGGCTCCATTTATtttacagaaaatattttttagaaaatatttttctcattttttaatGTTTGGAGCACTTAGAAAAAtgaattaatgaaaaatatttttttgtcaaAGGAAAAATTTTCTTGATCAAAGGAAAAACTAAATCATTTTCTATTTtctaaattatgataattttattaaaatatgaaaacatTTATATATACATGATATAAATACATACCATTTGTTTAACATTGCAACCAAACAACGGAAAATCCTTTCATATCCATGaagaatatttttcatatataagttattttatgtgAAACAAATAAagtgttaatatatatatatatatatatatatatatatatatatatatatatatatatatatatatatatatatattttaacatGAATAAGTAATATAGCTTTTTTTAAAttcatattatttataaatattaaaaataaaaaatatttaatatcataatttaatttttaaataaaattaaaattatattacaatcaaacaataaaaaaatattttcatagagacattttcttaactttatttcctttCATTTCAAAGATCAGATAATTCAGGACGTCTATTAACACAGGATACCACGCTGTTACAGTTTATAAAAATCTTTATTTATTTACCAAAAAGCTTAGAAAGTGACTTttgcattttatcattgaaattattaaTGTGAAGATGTGATGCATTTTATCTTGATCATTCAATGGACATAATATTCTTTAAAACTAATTTCTGAATCTTTTTCTTTTGCTTCTTTtgctcttcttctcttttctcatttatattaattatgctTGCTTAAGTTTAAAAGTGTGTAAAATGCATAGTCCTGCAAAgctataacttttttttttaaaaaaataaattattatttagtctcttaattatatcaaaattaatgacttgatcttatatttttaaaaatacatgattTACATCCTTACATTTGATTTCGTCAACTATtcgtattttttaaattttagtattATCTCTGCTAttattcttattattttttttagtttaaatcaattcttgtaaaatttgtacaatATTTCTATTGCTTTAATTGTAAATTTTACCAACCTTAATAGAATTAGAAGTATGATAGATTTTATAGGAATAgagatataaaatttaaaatgaatttataaataaaatttacaaaattttatgaaaatttatttgtttaaaataattgcagaaattattattattattattattattattattattattattattattattattattattattattattattattattattattattattattttgttttccCAGTGAATTTAGGAGTCTGGTTTCCTAGCGAAATTTGGAGTCAGATTATTACTTATTGTTTTGCTTCTCCATCAGACTTCTATCGCCGAAGATTCATATTATATACCCAAGAAAATATACAAGTTCTTTGTTCTTCCGGTATATCAATTCTTTGTTCTTTGTTTTTTATCAAGATATATAGAATGGATATAGATGATTTTCGATGGATTCTGGAGATTACGGGTGTTGACGTCTGGACTTTTATTGACACTGCGATATTGGTGGCTTCGTTGGATTTCGGGGCTGAATTGAAGCAGCGGAGAGATAAGATTGTTGAAATGCTATGCGCATTGAGCTCGTCTGGTCAATGTAGGAGTATGGGCAGGATTAGTGATGGGCATGAAATGAGAGAAAACAGAAATGAAGCCAAAGTTGGAGATGGATGTCGTAGTGGGTCGATTTATGGAGATGAACATGAAGAAAACGATGATGAATTGGATCCATTTGCGGGATTGTTCGACGATAAGCAGAAGAAGATTTTGGAGATTATACAACATCTTGAAAATCCTGATCAGTCTCAAGATTCTCTGGTTGATTTGCTTCAAACTTTAGCAGATATGGATATGACCTTCGAGGCACTCAAGGACACTGGCATTGGAAGACATGTCAGTAGTTTGAGAAAGCATTCATCCGATGATGTTCGGAGATTAGTGAAGCAACTTGTCAGGAAATGGAGAGAAATTGTAGATGAATGGTTGAGGCTAAATCCTCAAGAAGAGCAAGCATCCTCTACTCTAACGGCTGATGGGAACTCCCCACAGCAGAAAATTTCCCGGAACCAGGTTCCTGATATTGCATACTCTCCAAATACTCACAAAGAGAGTTCTGATTCAGACAAGAAAACTTGTGAACCAGAAGGAAAGCCAAAACCGGTTCCTCGAAAAGAAGCTCCTCGTAGACCTACCCATCAATCAGTTTCTGTTTCTCACAATGTGCAGAGACAGAGAGAGCAGCAGCAGCAAAGAGAGAGAGAAGTTGATTATGAGAGGCTGGCCTCTGCAAGGAAGAGGCTTCAAGAGAATTACAAAGAAGCCTTAAATGCCAAGAAGCAAAGAACAATTCAAGTGATAGACATACATGATATTCCAAAACCCAAGATTGCCTTTTTTGCAAAGAACAAAGGTGGTGGTTCTCTGGGGAGGCGCTACTGATTTTGGCAGAAGGGTCTTTAACAGGCTCTGCTTATTCAGATCTTTTATATTTGCAATACCCTTAAAGATGGTTTATATACTAAGGTTGAGGATGATGCGTTATTTTTGTAAGTTGGGTcggtttttttaaaagaaaatcatATTTGTGAACATGAAATTATTGCATTCTATgataatttgattattttccaaTTTGATCTTTTAACATATTTGCCCTGAATTTTGGATATTAAAGCTCTTAAATTTGGAACATTTGCATGTTAATTTCTGCAGATAGTTCATGGTTGCTTGCTTTTAAATTGCAATGAGAATTTGAGAGGTTTGGTCTTATgtaattcttgaaaattttccaaGAACGTgtcaaatgaaattgaaaaatcagtaatatgtaattcaatttggttcataaaaattttcatttcaattatATATTGAAGCTGATGCACAGCACGACAAAGGACACCACTTTTCCTAAAACTAGTTCGTACACTCCAGAATTTAGAGGAATAAATTGTTTTACGTAAGCATAAGTTGAGACTATATAGTAGCTTAACCATTATAGAAGCAAAAAGAATTCCACTTTtgtagagaaaaagaaaagattttATGGTAATTTGCAAGTGGCTTGCATGTTCTTTTCATACTTGTCCCTTATTTTCTTCAGCCTGTGTAGAATGTTGATCCTCATTTCACAAGCCAAACTCATGACAGATTATACACATTAGCTGCGAGATCACTCTCATTTGTGTTTGGAATCCATCATCTCACCACTCTGCAATGAGTCTAATACCCAATCTTTCAAGCACATTTCTCCTGTGGGCTTCTTCCTTGTAAATGTTTCCATCAACATGATTCCACAAGACACTATTCCCTGTGATCTAGACCCTGCATATAACATAAAAAATGTGGAGAAATCATGAAAATCAAAACAAAATTATAGTGAAGATATTCCAAAGAAAGTGCAACATCTACCAAGCTGTTTAACCTCTGTAGCATATCCAAGCAATAGGAATTAGAGTGCAACAGTGCCTCAAGGTTTCCATTGGGCATGAACTCCATCACCAATGCTTAGACGTCAACATTGGCATAGCTGTTGATAATTTTGATAAGATTTCTGTGACGAATGCTTCAAGGAACTTCACATTCTGCGTCAAAACTAGTTGCAAATTGAATACCTTTACTGCAACAGCCATACCAAGCATCCCTCTATATCAAAAAGTAGGTTACTTTCGTCTAATCCATTTGTAGCTTGCATGAGTTCCTGGTATGAAAACCTTCTATTTGTTGCTATATGTAGCAAATCAGGTTGAGTAGAGAAAGGACTGTTCTCCTTTTTTCTTTGCCGCCTTGCCAGCACATATACAAGGGCTAGTACCAATATTGCTGAACCTGTAGCCGGTAAAACATATTTCAGAAATCTTATTGAAGCCTAGCTGAGGAGCTCCGCAGGGTCCAAGATTGTGCATAAAAGAGCTGTTCCCAAGTCTGTCTTACAACAGACTAGAAGGAGAAATTCCTTGCAGGTGACCATTTAcaatcttattgactctaattattaactgagttggtattaagcaatcctcatcaaat includes:
- the LOC110667787 gene encoding probable mediator of RNA polymerase II transcription subunit 26c codes for the protein MDIDDFRWILEITGVDVWTFIDTAILVASLDFGAELKQRRDKIVEMLCALSSSGQCRSMGRISDGHEMRENRNEAKVGDGCRSGSIYGDEHEENDDELDPFAGLFDDKQKKILEIIQHLENPDQSQDSLVDLLQTLADMDMTFEALKDTGIGRHVSSLRKHSSDDVRRLVKQLVRKWREIVDEWLRLNPQEEQASSTLTADGNSPQQKISRNQVPDIAYSPNTHKESSDSDKKTCEPEGKPKPVPRKEAPRRPTHQSVSVSHNVQRQREQQQQREREVDYERLASARKRLQENYKEALNAKKQRTIQVIDIHDIPKPKIAFFAKNKGGGSLGRRY